In the genome of Agelaius phoeniceus isolate bAgePho1 chromosome 31, bAgePho1.hap1, whole genome shotgun sequence, the window GGTGTTTAACTTGAATTAGGTGAAGTCCTTTGAGTTCTCCTGACTCACCGATTTTGATTGAAGTTTTTACCCAGGGGTTGCAGGCGCCCAGATCCCCCACAACCTCGGGGGAGCCAAAACTTTGCATATTTGAGCCATTAGCAAGAAATGGCAACTTTGAAGTCCTTTATTCCTCTGAAGTCCAAGCCCAGTCTTTGTACAAAGCCTCCTCATTTGGAGTTAATTCCTATCTTTTGCTGacttctccccatccctgtttTTTGCATCCTTTTCGTGCAGGAATTTCCAGCAGGGACAAATCGAGCTGTGATAAATGGGATGAAGACTCGGGTGCAGCTTCTCCTGACACCGCACAGCCTCTAACCCTCAAAATTTGAATTAATCTCCAACATCCAGATTTGTGTTTAATTTGTCGTGAAAATTGCTGCACATCCTGGTGACTTCCTGGGATTTCGGGCAGAAACAGGGGTGACTCGGGCATGGAAATTATACTAAAAATTTATGTTTGGGTAAAGAAAATGCAGGATTGTGGGCGTTTGGATTGGCTGTGGcttggagagggactttgggcaagggcagggggtgacaggacaagaggaggTGGGTCCAGAATGACAGAAAGGGCgttcagatggaaaaaaaacccactttgtGCATGGGGTTTATTGTGAACTATTCCTGGCAAATCCTGGCTCCCAGAGGATGGATCAGAACACCCAATTCACCAGCCTGGGTGGCACCAAACCTTGTTCTGTGAGGAAGGTGGAGCTGGAACCCAGGGCAGCGCTAATTGCACTCGTCCAATTTGAAACGTAATTAAAATCTGCATTTGAAAGCTTACGCAAAAAACAggtctgaaaaacaaacaaaaccctccCATTCTGGGTGTGTTGTTTTGCAGAGGTTCTGGTGAGTAAATAATTTCTACCCTCGAGTGTGAATTAATTTTTGGAGCTGTTTTGTGCTGTTCCCAGcagaattccagctgggaattccaCGCTGCCCCGGCTCCCTGCAGGAATTCTCCGCAGATCCATCCAGGAGTGAGTGACATTAATTTTTGGACAAAACCAGAAATCAAAACAGAAATTGTTGAAGTTTATTAGCCCAGAGTAAGACGCCAaagcaaaccccaaacctgAGTGATTTTAAAGTTGTTCGTGACAGAATCTGAATAAAATTAACAAGGAAATGAGCTCCAGTCGGGTGTGAAAATGGAGGATTTCacatctccctgtgccttcaGGGGGGTTCTTCGAGGAGGGGTGAGGTCCCAGGTTCTGCCTACCCCAAAAACCATCTCAGATCACACATCCACAGCTTCatctgcctgggcagggcagtaAATTCCAGCCAGGAACAGGGGGTGGctgcaaaaaccccaaaattccaggcaGACATGGCCAGAGGGGCTGAATGAAGCACCTTAAACCACAGGAACACCTTGAGGTTCAAACAATTCCCAATCCATGGGGagctggacaggctggagggGCAGGACTTGGCCAAACCCAAGGGTGAAGTCCAAACCCAGGTCGGGGCAACCCCAAGAatccagggaggggattctgcccctctgctctgctctgctctggggagatTCCACCTGAAATTCTGCCCAGCTTTGGAATCATGTCCAGTTCTGGAATTGTGTCCACAATTTTAGAACCATGTCCAGTTCTGGAATCGTGTCCAATTCTGGAATCATGTCCAGTTCTAGAACCGTGTCCAGCTCTGGAATCATGTCCAGTTCTTGAACTGACCTGAATTGTGGTGGGAACCTCAAATGGCTCCACAGAGTCCTCATGAGCTCTGTCCAGAATTACtgagagaaaagcaaaacccagcacaggagggaacTCAGGAGCTGCAAGGATTTTACACAGGCTCCAAACCTTTGAGGAACTAATTCTTCATAATGAGCTAATTAATTACAATTCAAAACGAATTGCAGATGCTGCTCTTGCCAGGGAAATTCCCTCTGTTTCTccatggattttggggtcacctCTGTGCCCAGAGACTTTACCCAGGGATGACTGTGAGTAACCTCCCAGTTCCATTTTGATTAAAGATCTCTTTTTTCAGAGGTTCAGTCACTCACAGGTGTCTCAGGAGGATGTTCTCACATTATGCAAAAAGTCTTAATTATAATCTGAATATTTAGGTCTGGCCTTGATGACAAAAATCTGTGAACTCTTAATTTGCTCACTTTAATTCATCTCAAAATCAGGCCATTAAGTCATTCTGAGAGTACAATAAAATAAAGGCTTTAGTTGGAACAATATTTATTGTAATTGCTTACAAGGAAGTCTCCAAACAGATCTGAAGTGTTGCCAGATCTGTTTTTAAATTCACAACTGGATTTAAAACATGCTTTGTGTTTTCCAAGCAAAGCTTGGATGAAGGAGGaataaaaagaatgaagaaaattttttaaaagatgaaagaaactgTGGATGGTGTTATGCAAGTTAATTCCTCAACTAACTCCTGGAAATATTGGGAAtaataggaaatatttttaaatacagccGCTAATTCCTTAAAATATGGACAAATAGTGGGGAACGCACTGCTAAAAACAGCcaaggaattttttttgagAATCCTCCTGAAATATGAGATGGCGCGAGCCGAACTTtgaacttttcctttttgatcTAAAATAAAGCAGCTGTAATTCCTGCAGATAGAAACAATGGCATCAATTTCACAGCCCAATTACTGCCCTGCACCCCCAAATCTTCGTAACATcttattaaataaaatacaagaaTTCAGATCTAGGTCAGGGATCTGAAATGTGCCCAGGATGGGACATTTGCATGGTGGCACTCCAATAAAGCTGCTGATAAACTTTGAAGTCCCCAGGAAGCTCTGCCCAAGCCAAACGAGTTTCTGTTCCCAGGGGATCCCCACAGAGACAGCCCTAATTTAAATGTGATTTGCGTGTCTCGGGAGTGGATGTGCCAGCAGAGCGAGAACCTCAGGGTTATTCCCTGCATCCAGGACTGCTcatggatttggggttggaaaagatctccagGATCACCAATCCCAACCTGTGATGGATCCCCTGATGTCCCCTcattcctgggacacctccagggatggggactccaaacctccctgggcagcctcttccatgGAAAAATTCCTTCTTCCATTCCCAGAGAGCCTCTCCACGCCCAGAGGTGCCCAAGGAATGAGCGGACCTTGGGCTGGTGACCAGGCTGGGGTTGGGAACGCCTTGGATTCGATGGTCCTGGAGGTCTTCTCCAACCTCATGGATCCTGTGGAAAGCAGCTGGAAATACTCATGGCCTGCCTTCCAAAACCTGCAATTCTCCGTGAATTCCCCCAGGATTTACCTTGCAGAGGAGGGCGCTGCATTATGCAAATGAGGCCTAATCTCCTTTAATGACACCAAGCAGATCCCAAAGGGGTTTGAAGGCTGAATAAATCCCGCTGAATTAATCCCTGCAGTGTTCCCAGAAATGAACCCGGCCTGGAATATTTTAAGATGAAAGCACCCTGTGGTCAGATAGACAAACCACAAGATAAGGAAGTGAAGCAAGTAAAAAACACAAATACTGAGGCAAAAAACCCTGTAATCAGTCGTGGCCCATAAATCACGTCTTGCACAAAGAGTGGCCCAAGTCGTTGGGCAACTCAAAACTCGGTATAAAAACCTGAGCAACTCCTGGCTCTCCCAGCCACTTCTCTTCCCTCCTTTGCCTTCGTGAGTAAGGTGAGTTTGAACCTATTTATTCTCTTTCTAAAGCCTTGATTTTGTAGCTTTTCCCTCACTCCTCTTGCCGCAGTTTCTTCTCAGAGGGAAGAAGGGGTTTTATACCAGAGAGGGAGTTTTGTGTTGGTGGCGACTTATAAAAATCATTAATTAGCCACATTAGCTAAATGGCTATGGGTTATTTATTAAATGGGTTATTTATTAAAGGGGTTATTTATTCAGTTTTGGGATCCAAGACAGTTTTAAGGTTGTACAGCTGCACTTTAATATCAGCAGTGAATTCTCGGGCCTGATGAGTCGCATGACTGCGTCCCACCACAGCCCAAGCAGGGAATTCACCTGAGGCCAGAACACGAACCACACTAAAAATCCAATTTCCTTCCCAATTCCCAACCCTGAAAGGACCCCTGGAAAGCTGCTGATAAATGTGGGTGTAACTCAGCTCCTGTATTCCAGAACTCCCTCCGGCCACAGCCATGTCCTGCTACGACCTCTGTGCCCCCACCTCCTGCGGCCCCACCCCGCTGGCCAACAGCTGCAACGAGCCCTGTGTGCGGCAGTGCCAGGACTCCACCGTGGTCATCCAGCCCTCGCCCGTGGTGGTCACCCTGCCCGggcccatcctcagctccttcccccagaacaCCACCGTGGGATCCTCGGCGTCCGCGGCCGTCGGGAGCGCTCTGAGCGCCGGGGGCGTCCCCATCAACTCGGGGGGCAGCTCCTTGGgttttgggggctttgggggctttGGCTACCCCGGGCTGGGCAGTGGCTACAGCCGGCCCTACCGGCGCTACAACGCCTCCCGCAGCGGCTTCTACGGGCCCTGCTAAGGAGGGAGGAGAAGACCAGGAATGCTGAGCCCCGACCCGTCcctggagcaggactgagctCAAGGCCACGGTTTTTGGATGCCACGTGAGATGCCCCCAGCCTGGAGTTAAAGGAGCTGTGGGAGTTTGGCATCTCCCCAAACCAGGCCTTTGCTTGTCTTTTGTTGTGCTTTACTTCATGTTTCTGATCAAATGTCTTGTCctgcttttttttggtttggtttggtttttttttttgtatttgatAATAGGCAAAATATTAATTGCTGGCAACTGTTGTGCATGGCTGGATTTTCACGGGTCGTTCATCGATGAAGAAGGAAGGTTTCCACTAAATGAGTGTGTCTGAGTGGGTTCTGTCCTTAGTGAACCATGGAAATGTATTCCTGACTTTTTCGttgcttccttcccttcctcaaCCCATTAAATTCGTGCTGCATCACCCTCCGAGTCTGCCTGGCCTTCtttgctctcccagcccctttTCCAGTGCCTTTGGAAGTCCTCACTTCCAGAAAACACCATGCAAATAATTTCAAAGGAGAAGGAGTCAGATTCCGGTGGTGGAAAATGTTTGAACCCGAGCCTGAGACCCCTTATTAAAGGCAGAAAGGGACCCTGCAATGGGTGCCTCCTGCTGGGACATAAACAGGGAATTTTTAAAGATGTGATACTTGggaaaagtgttttaaaagaaGGGAGCTCAGCTGAGGTTTCTCAGGGAAATGTGGAGGGAGAGAAGCAGCAATTGGGGCATCCTTTTTTGGGGTGCAGCATCTCCTggcagctgagctcagcccctGGTGAGTCGGGGAGGGGAAGCACAGAAGGATGGGGAGTGTTTCTCCCTTTGGAATTTGCTGGGTTGGGAAGCAAGTCTGGGACAGAGAGATTAAAGGACTaaaatttaaagaatttttaGTTCCAACCCTCTCTTTAGGGTGTTTTAAGACAAAGCTGAGCTTTATCAGGCACGGCTTTGCTCCTCCTGGATTGGGACGAAGGTGTGGTTTAGACACCCTGAAGGAAGAAGGTTTGGAAAACTTCCCCTGAGGGCTCCAGATGACTCAACCTCCTGTCACCCCTTAAAACTCCTGACATCTCTGAAAAGTCTCGCTTGGAGTCTTTGTCTGCCTGTCCAGAATGAGGCTGAGCTGTAATTAAAGATGCTGATGAGGTTCTGCCGACTGCAGTCATTAGTGGAATGAAATTAAAGGAGGTAAATGAaagaattaataattttaaagaggagggttttttttaataaacaccAGAAGACAGTGGAAAGCTGGCAGTTTGATGTTCTATTACAGGACGAGCTTGGTCTGGATTAAATGttcaatttaatattttttgccATCTCAACTGAAGCTATTCCCTGATCAAAGGTGATGAATTCCAAAAAGTCCAATGGCTCCAAAGGGCTGTGACTGAGGCACTGCTGAGAAGGTGCCTTGGACAGGTTCAGGTGGATATTTCTCAtagcaaaattaatttccttaCCCTTGTAGTTCCCTTCTCATTAATTGAACCAAATCCTTTCCCAGATTGCAAAAAAAACTCCCCTCAAAGTTGGGATGTTTCCTCCAAGCATTCAGAAATCACATCAGAATAAAATATGACCCTCAGGTACCACTTCCCCCCTTCATTCCTGTCCCAAACGGCCTTTTTGGGTTAAAACTTGGTGTGGCAACCAGTAAAGCGCAATTCTGAGGATAAAAGGGAAATCTGGGTGGGTTTGCAGCCAGTTAGAAAGTGATTTATTCACTGCTGCAGAAAATGAATGGGAATATTGTGTTGGAATGTTTTCcgcagggaaggatttctcctgAAGACCTTGGtcccacagaaataaaaaataccaaTATTTTTGGCAGAAATACTTGTTGTCAGCGAAAATCCCTTTCAGCACCAaatcctgcagagctgaggccagagctgcagcatctcctgggTTTATGGGGAGAAGGGAAGAGGCAGGAAGGCTCTCCAGAGCTTTTACGGcttcctggggctgcctggagGATCCCAGACATTCCTGCACCTTTTATTACCCAGTCCCCGCAGGAGCTGTGGGTTTGCTTTGCATTTGGCCGGGTTCCCAGCAGGGAAATTGGTTTGTTTACTGTTTATGTTCATGATGGTTTACCCTGGCCGCGGATGAAACCCACGACCCGCGAGGCCGCTTTCATCTCCCTGCTTTGCATCCATTAAATATTCCCGGCTCCATCGCGCCAACTCCACCTCCCAAAGTGGGGATGAGTCAAAATCCCATTTGTTTAGGACTTCTGGTATTTTGGGCACACACttgggagcagcccctggtgtGGCAGTGGGTTTTAGTTGGAGTCCTGAGTGTGCAATTCCAGCCGTGATAAGTGCCCAGGAGATTTCGGATCGCTGCTCCTTGTAATCTTCCCATGAGCAACATCGCAAAAGCTCTCGGCTGCTGGGAGGAGAAGATGGAGCCACCCAGACAAGCTGGACTGAGGATCACCTTCAAAAGTGGAATTTGGGCGCTTTTCTATCTTCTCTGTGGCTTTGGATGAGTTGGCCTTGCAAACCACAAGCTGCTCTTAGAGTTGATAGATAATTATTGTTATTAAGGAAAGTCAGGGAatcatgggatggtttgggtgggaagggggccttaaaaatcatctaaaccatgggcagggacaccttccactatcccaggctgctccaagccctgtccaacccggccttgggcacttccagggatagggcagccacagcttctctggacaaacaattttttaacatttctgtgCATGCAGGGAGAACTTTGGGAAGGTCTGGTCAGTCTCGAGGGACAGAAGAGTTTCCATCCATCGTGTCATCATTCTGGGTCATCCCAAACTGGGGACATCCAGTGACTGAGTTGATGCAAATTCTTATTTGTGTTTCAAGGACAAGGTGGAAGGATTGGAGCTGGTGGGGAAGTTTTGTGGAATCCATCAGGAATCTTGGCCACCCCTTTGAACCCCTGGTCATGTTCAaagagtccttccctgcccattTGCTGATCGTCCCCCGTTTGCATGTCTGAGTGGTCCAGGGAAATGTT includes:
- the KRTAP13-1 gene encoding keratin-associated protein 13-1, whose translation is MSCYDLCAPTSCGPTPLANSCNEPCVRQCQDSTVVIQPSPVVVTLPGPILSSFPQNTTVGSSASAAVGSALSAGGVPINSGGSSLGFGGFGGFGYPGLGSGYSRPYRRYNASRSGFYGPC